Below is a window of Lacibacter sp. H407 DNA.
CCATGTTTTGCCCAGTCACTTGTTTTCAAATGCAATTCCACATTTCCAACCCAGGTAACATTGTTGACATTGATGGTTGCATGAAGAAAATCGGGGCCTTGATTGCTGTTGAGCAAACCTTGTGTTTTTATGGTAACAGGTTCGTGCGAAACAGTTTGCAGGTTTTCCCGGTTGAAGTACAGGTGTTGCCAAATGAATTGTAACAGGTGCTCGTTCATAACAGGCATGAAGAACAGTTGAAATGTTTGATCAGATGCACAAAATCAATATCCTCCAATAAAAGTAAAAACTATCTGTCACTTAAACCAATAATATATTAAATTATTTATATGTTTTCGATTTACTGTAGCGCCCGCACCACCCTGCTTACCGGTAATCCCATTACATTATAGAAATCGCCTTTAACCCGTTTAATTCCCACCACACCGATCCATTCCTGTATGGCATACGCTCCAGCTTTGTCGTAGGGTTGATATTTATCTACATAAAACTCGATCTGTGTTTTGCTGAGTTGATGAAACTCCACTTCGGTAATATCTGCAAATGCGGTTTCGGTATCGTCCCGCATCAACACAACGCCGGTAATAACCTGATGCGTTTGCCCCGACAGTTCAGTCAAAATTTCAATAGCGTTTTCCCTGTTCACAGGTTTGCCGATCACTTTTCCATTTAACACAACAATGGTATCGGCTGCAAGGATCAATCGGTCGTGACTTAATTCATCTTTTACCGCCAGCGCTTTGTTACGTGCAATATATACCGGCACTTTTTCAATACTCAAGGAAGCAGGATACATTTCATCTGTTTCCTTTACTATTACATCAAACGGAATTTCGGCCCACTCCAGTAATTGTTTGCGTCGGGGCGATTGAGAAGCAAGAATGATTCGTTCCATCAGGCAAAAAATTTAAACAGTATCATTGAAACGATCCCGGTGAAGATCACCGCTTTGATCCATTTACTCAACAAAGAAAAATCTTTTGTTTGGTTCGCTTTGAATAACAGGTACAAAACATAAGCTGTTGGAAGAATGATCAACAGGAAATTGTAACCGGCAGCGATCCACATCCGGAATTGAAGCACATAAAACAAAACCACTATCAGGAGCACTAGCAAGATCACCATCCAGATCGATACAAATACTTTTGAAAACGGAACGCCCCACACGATGGGCATAGTTTTGCAGCCGTACTTTGCATCGCCATCCATGTCTTCAATATCCTTTACCACTTCACGAATAAGCGTAATGATAAATGCAAAGCTGGAATACAGAATGGCCAGCCTTAATAATTTTTGATGCGAACCCGGTTGTATAGGATTCATCAAATCGCTCTGTTGATGGATCGTTAACAGGTACACCACAAACACCACCCAAGCTGTTAATAGCGAAATAAGAATGTTACCTGTCAATAACCGCTTTTTAAACGTGGTGCTGTAAAACCACAATACAAACACACAACCCATATTTGCAAAGCCTACGATCCAGTTTCCATTCTGCAACCCGATATAAAAACCCATCAATACACCTGCAAACGAAAAGAAGAGATGAAAGAAGATTGCCCAGCGCCTGCTGATGCTTCGATCAACCACCATACGACCGGGTTTATTTACCAGATCGATGTTCAAATCAAAATAATCGTTGATCACATAACCGGCTGCAGCAATAAATACAGATGAAAGACAAAGAATAAAAAACAGTTGATGATACTCTCTTGTCATGTACAAACTCCCAAACATAACCGGCTGCACTACACAATAAAAAAACAACACTTGTGTTAACGCAATAAAAACAAGATTGGGCCAACGAATCAGTTTAAAAAAATCGGAGAGCTTCTGCATCAGTTAATTTATGCTGTGAAGATAAGTTGGAATTGGGGAATAAGTTATGAGTTATCGGTTATGAGTTACGGATGGTCGTCAATATTTAACTCAAAACTCATGACCCGTAATTAACTTAATTGCCAAGTGTTACAATGAGCTGATTCCTTGCGCATCAACCGCCCAGTCATCATTCAGCTTTAACACTTTCTCAATTACTTCACGCACACAACCTTTACCGCCGTTGATGGTTGAAATAAATGTTGATACTGCTTTTATTTCAGGCACTGCATCGGCCGGGCAGGCAGAAAGCCCCACCAACTTCATCACCTCCAGATCAGGAATATCATCGCCCATGAACAGGGTTTCGTCCCATTTCAAATGATTGGAAAGGAGAAACTGTGCCAGCACTTCTTCTTTATCCTTCACTTTCATAAACACATTGCGTACGCCGAGATATTCCAGGCGTTCAGCACAGGGTTTACTTACGCTGCCTGAGATTACTGCAACAGTATACCCTTTCTTAACGGCTAACTGTAAGGCATAACCGTCTTTAATATTCATGGTGCGGATATGCTCATTGCCGGGCATAATGATGAGTGAGCCATCGGTGAGCACACCATCCATATCAAACACAAAAGTCTTAATACTGGAGAAACGTTCGAGCAGGTTCATACGTAGTAGTTGCGGTCGAAGTTCTTACTTTTTTCGATACAGCCTTCTTATGCTTTCGGAAAGTTCGTGGTAAAGATCCTGCAAGTGCTCATCGATCTCGAGCAACAGCAAATGCTTTTTTATGGTTTCTTCATCACCCCTGCGAGCCGGACCTGTTTGCATATCAATTGCATTGCCCTGTGTTAAACGGCAGGCCACTTCAATAATGAGGGGATGCAACAATTTAAAATCGAGCCTACGGTCTTTGCAGTAATCTTCTGTTAATGCATACAAATGATTGGTGAAATTGCTCACCATTACTGCCGCCAGGTGCATTTTTAACCGTGTATCATCATCCGCCGGCTGTACATTATCAGAAAAGGAAGCAGCAAAATCGGCCAGCAGCACATTTACTTCATCGGAGTTGCCATCCACCAAAAAAGGAACGGGCGGAATAACGATCATCTCCTTGCGCAAGCTCTGCAACGGATACAACACACCATAGTTGGGCGAGCTGTTACGTAATACCTCTTTGCTTACACTGCCGGCTGTGTGCACCAGTACCTTCCGTTTTAACTTCAGCTGTTTGGCCAGTTCAGGGATAGCACTGTCGGTAACAGCCATAATACAGATATCCGCTTCGGTAGTAATATCGTTGAGCGAAGCAATGGCTTTCGCATTTACTTTCGCAGCAAGCGCTTCTGCATGTGCAGCATTGCGGCTCCACACCTGCACAATGCTGTGATCAGCTTTTTTGATCATTTTCGCCAGCACAGTGGCCGTATTACCCGAACCAAGAAGAACAATATTCATACAACGCAACAGTTAATGAAACGGAAGAAGTAATTTGCAACAAAGTAAACCATCCTTTTCAAAAAATGAAACTCGCCCAGCAATTAGTGATTGGTTATTACCGCACCAAACTCAACATCTTTGCGAAATTATCGAAACGCAAAGCAGCAGAAAAAGCATTTGAATTATTCTGCACACCATATACTTCCAATAAAAAGAAGGCACCGGCTGTATTTGAAAAAGCTGAGAAACTGCATTTAAAAGTGGAACAGTACAACCTGGTTGGTTACCGCTGGAATCATCCGCAAACTAAGAAGGCGCTGATCCTGCATGGTTTTTCATCTACCGTAAAAAAGTTCGATCATTTTGTAATGCCGCTGGTGAAGAAAGGGTATGAAGTGATTGCATTTGATGCGCCTGCACATGGCGACAGCAATGGCAAAACGATTAATGTGTATCAATACCGTGATACCATTAAAAAAGTGTACGAACGCTTTGGGCCCATTCATTCCTTTATTGCACATTCATTTGGCGGACTGGCTCTTTCTTTATTTATGGAAGAACAACCTTACCAGGAAAATAAGAAACTGGTATTGATTGCACCAGCTACCGAAACAGAAAGCGCACTCACCAGTTTTGCCGAAGTGCTGAAGATTGATGAGGAAGTAAAAGAAGAAATGCGCAAGATCATTTTTGAAAAGAGCGGACATACCAGCGATAAAATTTCTGTTCGACACGCAGCGAATAAAATTAAAGCAGACGTATTGTGGATTCACGATGAAGACGATGATGTAACCCCATGGGCTGATGCAGAAAAAGTAAAGCAGGATCATCATCCCAATTTTCAGTTCATGCTCACCAAAGGTTTAGGCCACCGACGGATTTACAGGGATAATAAAGTGAAAAAGGCGATTATGGAGTTTTTGTAATTGAAATTACTCATTTTTTTTAAATTGCATTTGATTAACATTTATATGAAAAGCATTTTAGTTATTTTCTTGCTCAGTTGTAATTATTTATATGCACAGAAATTTAAAATAGATCCTGGGGTATCCATACATTCTGGTTTTGGACAGCTCAATCGTTACAATGAAACATTGCCAGTGCATACAGTTTTTGGAGGTTTTCTTTTTTTTCCACGCTACATTTTTAAAGAAAACAACAACGCTTCTTTAAGTATTGGTATTCCTTTATCCATTGGTTTAGGCGAAAGTGAATTTTCAAGTACAAACAAACCCCTTGCAGTTGACATCCCACTGACAATTGACTATAATTTTGGTAAAGGAGCAACACGAGATAGCGATAAAAAAAGAGGTGTTTTTTTGGGGGCTGGTTTTAACTATACTCTTACCAAAATAAGTGCTGTTGCCTATACAACTCCGCCTTGGGATGAATCCGATTTTAATTATTTAAACAGCTATGGTGTTCTTGTTCATGGGGGAGTAAGATTTAGGATTCTTCAGATTCGACTTTCCTACGCCAAAAGTTTTAGCGAAGGCAAATTCAACTTTTTTAGTGCAGGGCTTCTTGGAAGTTTTTAAACCCGAAACATCTTCTTACTTCAACAGTATTGATATACTGCAAAAAACAATCAAATGAAAACAAACTTATTCAGCTTTCTAATTACGGCGTTCTTATTCCCCCAATTATGTGCTCAAACATTTTCGTATGGGGAAAGCAACGAGTTATCAATGGGATTACAATCAGGAATTACAAACCAGATTGGCACTATCGGTGATTCTTATTATGTAATTGAACATAGTTCACCAATTACTTCCAACCCCATTGTGCATATCCGACAAATTGATATAAATACGCTGCTCGTAAAACAGACTGTGAACATTAATAAAATACTTACTGAAAAAATTAAAACCGAATTTGCTGGATTTGGTGACCTAATCGCTATCAAGGATAATATTTACCTTTTTTATTTCAAAGATGACAAGGCAAGCAAGAATATATTTTTTTGTTATGCTCAAGCTCTTGATCAAAATCTTAACCCCGTTGGTAGTCCTGTGAAAGTTTCTAGTATTACATCTGACTACAATACTAAAACAGGATTATTAGTCTCCAGAGACGGCTCAGAATTTGGCAGAGGTTTGAAAGTTGATAACCGGCATAAATTTGGTCTTGCGAAAAATTTCTTTTACACAATCTCACCTGACTCGACGAAAATCGTATTTCTGTCTAATACACCGATTGCAAAGGGAAACAACTATGTCCATTTTTCCATGTTTGATCTCTTGAAGAATGAGATTACTGAACATGAATATGAGATAGAATTGAAAGCAAAAGTGGCTGACCTTACTGATTTTAAAGTTGATAACGACGGTAGCATCTTTTTTTCAACACTATCCTATTCTTCTAAATCATCTGTAACAGATGTAAATACCCCTAGTACTATTGAAGCCTTGCTGCATAAACGATATGCAAAAACAACTGAAAAAGATAAGTCGATTGTTTTATCATTAAACGGGAAACGTATCAATTCTTTGTCCATGGACTTTACATTAAACGGAAAAATGCTGCTTACAGGTGTATATAGTAACAACCCGACTGAATATATAAATCATGGTATTTTTTCATTCATGGTAAATATAGCTGACCTTTCAAATCTCAAAAGCAACACCAGAGAATACCCTGTAGACCTCTTAAAAATATGGTTTGGAGAAAAAGATGAAAAGAAATTAAATGGCCTTGACTTTGTTATTGCACTTTCAAAACCATTGATTGCACCAGATGGCACAGCGTATTACTTTGCACACCGCCTGAAGTTGTTTGAATATACGACTCCTAAATACACTACAATATCAGAAGAATATCGTGGAGCCTTGTTCTACCAAATAAAGCCAAACGGCGAAATTGGCTGGATCGATCTTACTTATCAGGAAAGCAAGAATTACGAAGGCTATACGAGAGTAGGTGGATTTATAACTCTTCTTCATAACAATAATTTCGTGCTTGGATATAATAACCGAATAAAAGGAAAAAGGGGACTTGAATATAGGGTGTACGATTACGATGGTAAGATGACTACCAAGTTCATCCCCTATGATAAAAAATTTGACAACCATAGTCTGATCTCATCAACTTATATCCAAAAAGAGGATAAACACTACTTACTGCTTGCTGATTTAAATGTTATGAGGCTTGTTAAAGAGTTTATACCAATGAAAATAATATTCTGATAATTTAAAGAATAACTCAAATTTCTGTATTCATTTTTTTCAAACAATACAAAAGCTGCACATTTTCTATTCAAAAAAATAGCGCCTCGGTTCGGTTTTTAAAAACCGAACCGAGGCGCTAAAGTTCCACTGATTTTCATCTACTCATCACTCAACTTTTTTCATTAATTGCCCCTCCTGCCGCACTCTTTTCTTGCATTTATCAATCATTTTATAATATTGTGCTGCCGATGTCCCTTAAAAAGCCGGCTTGTGGAACCAACTTATGGCTAAGAATTTATTGATAGTAGAGAGCCCTGCCAAAGCAAAAACGATTGAAAAGATCCTCGGAAAAGACTTCGAGGTGAAGAGTTGCTATGGCCATATCCGTGACCTCGAAAAGGATGAAATGGGTATTGATGTCAACAATAATTTCGAACCCCGTTATATTGTGCCCGATGAAAAGGAACGGGTGGTAAAAGACCTAAAAGCACTGGCAAAAAAAAGTGATGAAGTATGGCTGGCAACGGATGAGGACCGTGAAGGTGAAGCCATCAGCTGGCATTTGTGTGAGGTGCTGGGCCTCGATCCTTACAAAACAAAGCGCATTGTTTTTCATGAAATTACCAAGCCTGCCATCCAGAAAGCAGTGCAAAATCCACGGACCGTTAACATGGATCTTGTGCATGCGCAGCAGGCCCGCAGAATTTTGGATCGGATTGTTGGTTTCGAACTCAGTCCGGTGCTGTGGCGCAAAATGAGCATGCGGAACAACCTCAGCGCAGGCCGTGTACAAAGTGTGGCCGTTCGCTTAATTGCCGAACGTGAACGTGAGATCAATGCATTTACTGCTACTTCTTCCTTCAAAATAGAAGCATTGTTTACTGCCAAAGATTTGAGCGACCGCAATGTGACGTTCAAGGCCGAAGCAAAGAAGCAAAACACGGCAGATGATGCGGAAAAGTTTTTGAACAGTTGCAAGGGTGCTACATATAAAGTAAAAGATATCCAAGTACGTCCCGGTAAAAAATCACCGGCACCTCCTTTCACCACTTCAACCTTACAACAGGAAGCCAGCAGAAAACTTGGCTACTCAGTAAGCCGCACTATGCAGCTTGCACAAAAGTTGTATGAAAGTGGTAAGATCACTTACATGCGTACCGATAGTGTGAGCTTGAGTGATACGGCTCTTGGTGATCTCACACGTACCATAAAAGGTATGTATGGCGACAAGTATCATCAGTTCCGCAAGTTCAAAAACAAAAATGAAAGTGCACAAGAGGCGCATGAAGCCATCCGCCCCACTTACATGGAAAATACAACGGTTGAGGATCAAGATCTACGTCGTTTGTATGAACTCATCTGGAAACGTACCATGGCATCGCAAATGGCTGATGCGGAATTGGAACGTACCACTGCTCTCATTTCTATTTCAAGTAACAATGAAGAATTAAAAGCCGAAGGTGAAGTGTTGAAGTTTGATGGCTTTTTAAAAGTATATCGTGAAGACAAAGATGATGATGATATCAACGAAGATGAAACACAGGAAGGCATGTTGCCACCGTTGGCAGTTGGTCAACAACTACCGCTAAATGAAATGAATGCAACGGAACGTTTCACCCGTCCTGCGCCAAGATATACGGAAGCATCGCTGGTAAAAAAACTGGAAGAGTTGGGTATTGGTCGCCCGTCTACATACGCTCCTACTATTTCAACTGTTTTGAAAAGAGGTTATGTGGAGAAACGTGACAAAGAAGGTGTACGCCGTGATTTCCGTGTGTTACAATTGAAGAACGATGCTGTGAGCAAAAGCATGGAACAGGAAAACACCGGTGCAGAAAAATCGAAACTCTTCCCTACTGATCTTGGTTTGGTGGTAACGGATTTTCTGAAACAGCATTTCGAAAGCATCATGGATTATGGCTTCACTGCACATATTGAAGGTGAGTTTGATGATGTGGCCGAAGGAAAGTTGAAATGGAACACAATGCTGGAGGAATTCTACAGTCCGTTTAAACGTGATGTAGATAACACCATTGAAAATGCTGAACGTATTAAAGGGGAACGTGAATTAGGGATTGATGCTGAAAGCGGTAAAAAGATCGTTGCACGCATGGGACGCTTTGGACCGATGGTGCAGATAGGTGATGTGAGTGATGAAGAAAAACCACGTTTTGCTGCGTTGCGTAAAAATCAAAGTATTGAGACCATCTCCTACGAAGAAGCAATGGATCTGTTCAAACTTCCATTGACGCTGGGTGAATTTGAAGGTGAAGAAGTGAGTGTGAATGTGGGTCGCTTTGGACCGTATGTAAAATTTGGTGAGCAGTTTATTTCTATTCCACGTGGTGAGGAACCATTGGAAATAACAATGGACAGAGCAATAGAACTCATCAAAGAAAAACAAACAGCCGATGCACCTGTTGCCATGTTTGAAAACAAACCGGTAACGAAAGGCAAAGGGCGTTTTGGTCCGTTCATTAAATGGGATGGTTTGTTTATCAATGTACCCAAGCGCTATGATTTCGAAAATCTTTCTGCGAACGACATCAATGAACTGATCGAAGCAAAAGTGGAGAAAGAAGCCAATCGTTTTATTGTGCGCTGGCCCGATGAAAATATTGCAGTTGAGAACGGTCGTTGGGGACCTTTCATCCGCTTTGGTAAAAAGATGCTGAAGATCGATAAAAAGAAAGACGGCGAAAAATATACCACAGAAGAAGTGGCAAAAATGCCGGTGGAAGAGATTAAGAAAATGATCGAAGCACAGATGCCGGGAGCTTTCTCAAAACAAATAAAAGCGGCTGCAAAAAAAGCAGCTACGAAAAAGAAAGCGGCTACGAAGAAGGCTGCCAATAAGAAAGCAGCGCCAAAGAAGGCTGCGAAGAAGAAATAATCGAAAGTCCCGTTAAACGGGACTTTTTTTTTGTAAATTCAACTATGGAAAAGAAAAACATTGAACAACTGAAACAAAAGATTTACGACCAGGTTGCTCAACTACAGGATGAAGTTGCTTTGCAGTTACTCGAAGAAGCAACAGAAGCCTACCTCTCTCCTAATCAGAAAGATATTATTGATGAATTATCTCCTGCGCAGATCGTAAGATTAAATGAAGCAAAACTTCAGGTTGAAAATGCAGAAGTTGTATCGCATGATGCTGTTAAAGCAAAGTCAAGAGAATGGCTTACGAAGTAATATGGACTTTGCATGCAGAGGAAGATTACAGGCAGATTATTTTTTATCTGAAAAATGAATGGTCTGAGACCGTTGCACTACACTTCATCAACACAACAGAAGAAAGAATTGAACGGATTGCTGTTTTTCCTCTTTTAGGCATTGCATCTGAAAAAGATAATTCGATCAGAAGTATTGTTCTCACAAAACACAATAAACTGTACTACCAATTCCTTGAATCAAAAATTTATATTCTCTCATTATTCGACACAAGACAACATCCGGATAAAAATAAGTTTGAGTAATAACAACTATTCAACCGATTGCACGAACTGCCATTTACAATAACGCTCATTCATGAGTATTTTTCATGTAGGAAAATCGGTCATTTACACTTCGACTCCCTATATCTTTGCGGCGATTATAAACCTCAAACGATGAAACTGAGAAAACTTCAACTCATGAGTATTGCTTTCATGGGTTTACTCAACAACAGCTTTGCCCAGGAAAAAGAAATTGAACTCGACCCTATTACTATTACTGCGTCTTTAACTCCGGTAAGCGCTTCAAAGACCGGTCGCAATATTTTAATTATTAAAGGGGATGCACTGCAAAAACTTCCGGTGCAGTCGATCGATGAATTACTGCGGTACGTTCCCGGTGTGGAAGTGCAAAGCCGTGGACCCATGGGTGCACAGGCCGACATTACCATTCGTGGCGGCACCTTTCAACAAGTGTTGGTGATACTCGATGGTATCCGTTTAAATGATCCGCTCACAGGGCATTTCAGCGCCTACATTCCTATCTCTACAGCAGAGATCGATCGTATTGAGGTGTTGAAAGGTGCATCATCTGCTATCTACGGTACAGAAGCTGTGGGTGGTGTTGTGCATATTATCAGCAAAACATTTGCTAATAAAAAACAAACCAACGGCCATAAGATCAATGCTCAATTAACTGCCGGTGATTTTGGTTTATTCAATGCACAAGCCGGTGCATTTATTCATGAAAAGAATACAACAGCATCTGTTGGCGTAATTACCAACAACACAAAAGGACAGCAACTGCGTGGCACAAAAGGTTATTTCAATCTCACTACTATTTCTGCTTCTGTTAAACAAAAGCTTGGTGAAAATACAAGTGTTGCTTACCGCTTTGGTTATGATGACCGTGATTTTAATGCACAGAATTTCTATACAACTTTCTTAAGTGACACAGCAACGGAATCTGTCATCAGTCGCTGGCATCATCTCAAATTCATGCATAAAAAAAATAAACATAGTTTTTCGTTTGATGCTGGGTATAAAGAAGCAAATGATGTGTATCGTTTTCGTAAAGCTGTTAGTGCAAACGTGAACAACTCTTCTTTGCTCCAGGCATTGGCATTGCACGATTATGCGATCAATGATAAATCAACAATAACATCCGGTGTACAATTCATCAGCCGTAAAATTGTTTCGAACGACAGAGGCAACCATGAAGTATCGAATGCAGGTGCATTCGTAGTATTGAATCAAAAGATCGGGAAAGCATTGCAATTGAATCCTGCACTTCGTGTTGACTGGAATGAACGTGCCGGTTGGGAATTAATACCACAACTGAATGCCTCGTATCGTTATGAATCATTACTCTTTCGTGGGAGTATAGGTCGTACTACAAGAGATGGAGATTTCACTGAGCGGTTTAACAACTATCAGCGTAATCCTGTTCCATCAGGACAACGAATTGGTAATCCTGATCTGATATCAGAATCATCGTTGAGTTATGAAGTGGGGGCAGATTATTTTATTACTCCATCATTAAAAATTTCAACCACCTGGTTCGAACGTTTCCAGCAAGACTTGATCGATTACATCTTCACTCCTTATGCAAATATGCCACGCCAGGTGAATCTCGTTCCGGGGGGTAATTATTATCTGGCAAATAATATCGATAAAGTAAATACAACGGGGATTGAAACCGATGTACAATACACACATCAGTTTAGTGATCAGCATTCATTATCCGGCGGACTTGGTTTTGTATGGATGCGTAGCCGCAGCAGTGACACCATTCCTTCTCTCTACGTTTCAAACCATGCAAGAGAACTGATCAATTTTAATATAATGTACCGCTACAAAAAAATTGCAGTTAGTACAAATGGTTTGTTCAAAGCAAGAAGGTCACAACCAATTGCCGCACCGTTTGTGCCCATCAGTACTGATTATTTTATTTTGAATACACGTGTAGATTTCTTTCTCCTGAAAGATAAATTAGGTGTGTTTGTACAGGCCGATAATATTTTCAACCGTCGCTACAGCGATCTGCTCGGCAGCATTATGCCCACACGTTGGGTAATGGGTGGAGTAAAAGTGAACTTATAACATTCATACTGCCTATCTCCTCCCTGGAGGGGCGGCGATTGTTACTGCAAGGAATAATTGAAAGGGGTGGGTTAATAAAACCCACCCCTTCTTTTTATACAAACTAATTTCTTGATATTTGCATTCCATAAAAACGATTGATCGTATGCATGATTTTATTCAACAACTCGGCATCAAAGCACAGAACAGTGGCGTTTCAACAGGCGTAAACTGGTTAGCATCAACAGGTGAATTGATTACCTCCTCCTCTCCTGTTGATGGGAAAACAATTGCTTCAGTTACTTCAGCAGATAAAGCAACTTATGAAACCGTCATTGCAAAAGCACAAGCAGCTTTTGCAGAATGGCGCACATGGCCGGCACCTAAACGTGGTGAAATTGTCCGCCAGATCGGCGAAGCATTACGTGCAAAGAAAGAACCGCTCGGTCGATTGGTTTCGTATGAAATGGGCAAGAGTTTACAGGAAGGTTACGGTGAAGTGCAGGAAATGATCGACATCTGCGATTTCGCAGTTGGTCTGTCACGCCAATTACATGGATTGACCATGCACAGTGAACGTCCTTTGCATCGCATGTATGAGCAATGGCATCCATTAGGTATTGTGGGCATCATCTCTGCATTCAACTTTCCCGTTGCAGTATGGAGCTGGAACACCATGCTGGCATGGATCTGTGGTGATGTGTGCATCTGGAAGCCATCAGAAAAAACACCATTGTGTGGAATTGCGTGTCAGAATATTGTTGCAGAAGTATTTGCAAAAAATAATGTGCCCGAAGGCGTGAGTTGTTTAATTCAAGGCGGCAGGGAAATTGGTGAGTGGATGAGTAACGATCCAAGAGTGCCATTGGTTTCTGCAACGGGAAGTACAAGAATGGGTAAAGCAGTCGGCGCAGCCGTTGGTCAACGTTTGGGCAGAAGTTTATTAGAACTTGGTGGTAACAATGCCATCATCATCAGTGAACATGCTGATCTTAACATTGCTATCCGTGGTGCAGTGTTTGGTGCTGTTGGTACAGCCGGACAACGTTGCACAACAACACGTCGTTTGATTATTCATGAATCAATTTACGATACTGTAAAAGAAAAATTAGTTGCGGCGTATAAACAATTAAACATTGGTGACCCGTTAAATGAAAGCAATCATGTGGGTCCGTTGATTGATACAGATGCCGTGAAAAATTATTTACATGCTATTGAACAATGCAAAGCTGAAGGTGGACATTTCATTGTTAAAGGCGGCGTATTATCAGGTGCAGGTTATGAAAGTGGATGCTATGTAAAGCCATGCATGGCTGAAGCAAAACCAACTTTCAAAATTGTGGGGCACGAAACGTTTGCTCCTATTCTCTATCTCTTGAAATACAAAACCATCGATGAAGCCATCGCCATTCAGAATGGTGTGCCGCAAGGTTTATCATCTTCCATTATGACGCTGAACCTGCGTGAAGCAGAGCAGTTTCTATCAGTTGCCGGCAGCGATTGCGGTATTGCCAATGTAAATATCGGAACAAGCGGTGCTGAGATAGGCGGCGCCTTCGGTGGCGAAAAAGAAACCGGTGGCGGCCGTGAAAGTGGCAGCGATGCCTGGAAAAATTATATGCGCCGGCAAACCAACACGATCAACTATTCAGCAAATCTGCCTCTGGCTCAGGGAATTAAGTTCGATATTTAAGTAAGCGTTAACAGCTATATCCTTTCGTTTTAACGACTAATCAACAGCCGATGTTCAAAAAAGAACGCCGGCTGTTTCACTTAAAAAATTCTGCAAAATGTGGGTA
It encodes the following:
- a CDS encoding Rossmann-like and DUF2520 domain-containing protein is translated as MNIVLLGSGNTATVLAKMIKKADHSIVQVWSRNAAHAEALAAKVNAKAIASLNDITTEADICIMAVTDSAIPELAKQLKLKRKVLVHTAGSVSKEVLRNSSPNYGVLYPLQSLRKEMIVIPPVPFLVDGNSDEVNVLLADFAASFSDNVQPADDDTRLKMHLAAVMVSNFTNHLYALTEDYCKDRRLDFKLLHPLIIEVACRLTQGNAIDMQTGPARRGDEETIKKHLLLLEIDEHLQDLYHELSESIRRLYRKK
- a CDS encoding geranylgeranylglycerol-phosphate geranylgeranyltransferase; this encodes MQKLSDFFKLIRWPNLVFIALTQVLFFYCVVQPVMFGSLYMTREYHQLFFILCLSSVFIAAAGYVINDYFDLNIDLVNKPGRMVVDRSISRRWAIFFHLFFSFAGVLMGFYIGLQNGNWIVGFANMGCVFVLWFYSTTFKKRLLTGNILISLLTAWVVFVVYLLTIHQQSDLMNPIQPGSHQKLLRLAILYSSFAFIITLIREVVKDIEDMDGDAKYGCKTMPIVWGVPFSKVFVSIWMVILLVLLIVVLFYVLQFRMWIAAGYNFLLIILPTAYVLYLLFKANQTKDFSLLSKWIKAVIFTGIVSMILFKFFA
- a CDS encoding Maf family nucleotide pyrophosphatase, with the protein product MERIILASQSPRRKQLLEWAEIPFDVIVKETDEMYPASLSIEKVPVYIARNKALAVKDELSHDRLILAADTIVVLNGKVIGKPVNRENAIEILTELSGQTHQVITGVVLMRDDTETAFADITEVEFHQLSKTQIEFYVDKYQPYDKAGAYAIQEWIGVVGIKRVKGDFYNVMGLPVSRVVRALQ
- a CDS encoding alpha/beta hydrolase, whose translation is MKLAQQLVIGYYRTKLNIFAKLSKRKAAEKAFELFCTPYTSNKKKAPAVFEKAEKLHLKVEQYNLVGYRWNHPQTKKALILHGFSSTVKKFDHFVMPLVKKGYEVIAFDAPAHGDSNGKTINVYQYRDTIKKVYERFGPIHSFIAHSFGGLALSLFMEEQPYQENKKLVLIAPATETESALTSFAEVLKIDEEVKEEMRKIIFEKSGHTSDKISVRHAANKIKADVLWIHDEDDDVTPWADAEKVKQDHHPNFQFMLTKGLGHRRIYRDNKVKKAIMEFL
- a CDS encoding KdsC family phosphatase, translating into MNLLERFSSIKTFVFDMDGVLTDGSLIIMPGNEHIRTMNIKDGYALQLAVKKGYTVAVISGSVSKPCAERLEYLGVRNVFMKVKDKEEVLAQFLLSNHLKWDETLFMGDDIPDLEVMKLVGLSACPADAVPEIKAVSTFISTINGGKGCVREVIEKVLKLNDDWAVDAQGISSL